One stretch of Cryptosporangium aurantiacum DNA includes these proteins:
- a CDS encoding EAL and HDOD domain-containing protein, whose protein sequence is MQSVPAPPPPVADGTWTTYVARQPIVNRAGRLVAYELLFRDAPGATVATERAAEATSRVLVNTFAEFGLERLVGDRLGFVNLTAEFLVGELPLPFAPGLAVLEVLETVEVNDAVLVGVASLANQGYEIALDDFVWGTSHDRLLPYASYIKFEVAGIDPDVLAERVAIARKRRRGITLLAERLETDDDYQRARDLGFDLFQGYLLGRPEVLSAETLAPSRARQLELLGLLTSPDVDLPTLSAVITADPGLALRILRATNSASVGLKRRIASIQDAVVIMGLERLRQWLAVMIVSDLSQAGEADLSIPMVRGRWCQNLAKQAALPADVGFTVGLLSGVADLLGVDAAELAERIPLTDEVAAALIDQKGELGAVLTAVRAYEAGEMAMATAAKGSLSMAELAKSYLEAIGWQVSTAAAMR, encoded by the coding sequence GTGCAATCAGTCCCCGCGCCGCCTCCGCCGGTCGCCGACGGCACGTGGACCACCTACGTCGCCCGGCAACCGATCGTGAACCGTGCCGGTCGCCTGGTCGCCTACGAGCTCCTCTTCCGGGACGCGCCGGGGGCGACGGTCGCCACCGAGCGCGCCGCCGAGGCGACCAGCCGAGTCCTCGTGAACACGTTCGCGGAGTTCGGGTTGGAGCGGCTGGTCGGTGACCGGCTCGGCTTCGTCAACCTGACGGCCGAGTTCCTCGTCGGCGAGTTGCCGCTCCCGTTCGCGCCCGGGCTGGCCGTCCTCGAGGTGCTGGAGACCGTCGAGGTGAACGACGCCGTGCTCGTCGGCGTCGCCTCGCTCGCCAACCAGGGGTACGAGATCGCCCTGGACGACTTCGTCTGGGGCACCAGCCACGACCGGCTGCTCCCGTACGCGTCCTACATCAAGTTCGAGGTCGCCGGCATCGATCCGGACGTCCTCGCCGAACGGGTCGCGATCGCCCGCAAGCGGCGGCGTGGAATCACGCTGCTGGCCGAGAGGCTGGAGACCGACGACGACTATCAGCGCGCCCGTGACCTCGGCTTCGACCTGTTCCAGGGCTACCTGCTGGGTCGGCCGGAGGTGCTCTCCGCGGAGACGCTGGCGCCCTCGCGTGCCCGGCAGCTCGAGCTGCTGGGGCTGCTGACCAGCCCGGACGTCGACCTGCCGACGCTGAGCGCGGTGATCACCGCCGACCCCGGTCTGGCGCTGCGCATCCTGCGGGCCACGAACTCGGCGTCCGTCGGGCTGAAGCGCCGGATCGCGTCGATCCAGGACGCGGTCGTCATCATGGGGCTGGAGCGGCTGCGGCAGTGGCTCGCGGTGATGATCGTCAGCGACCTGTCCCAGGCCGGCGAGGCCGATCTGTCGATCCCGATGGTCCGCGGCCGGTGGTGCCAGAACCTCGCGAAACAGGCGGCGCTCCCCGCCGATGTCGGGTTCACGGTCGGGTTGCTGTCCGGCGTCGCCGACCTGCTCGGTGTGGACGCCGCTGAGCTGGCCGAACGTATCCCGCTCACCGACGAGGTCGCGGCAGCGCTGATCGACCAGAAGGGTGAGCTCGGAGCGGTGCTGACCGCCGTCCGCGCGTACGAGGCCGGTGAGATGGCGATGGCGACGGCGGCCAAGGGCAGCCTGTCGATGGCCGAGCTCGCGAAGAGTTACCTGGAAGCGATCGGCTGGCAGGTCTCCACCGCCGCCGCCATGCGCTGA
- a CDS encoding flagellar motor switch protein FliM → MSRRSKGTGPQLYDFRRPTKLSREHARTLQMTYETFARQYTTLLTSSLRAISQVTLLSIEQLSYDEYIAQIGNPTLLTMVTLDPLPGITLFEVPVEMALACLDHLLGGPGGAQPQRQLSEIETVLFRGLLERILGEFRYSFDTVKTIDPKAGAIEYNPQFAQAAAPSDPMVVVSLEMKVGGQECVATMALPFAAVMLALQKVDEALALTPAERQARDAALRNLTAGLLGAKLPVVVRFGATQMYPEQIVALEPGDVVTLNHPVNRPLTVSTAGITLAHAVPGNHGARLACLVVDSPREDARR, encoded by the coding sequence TTGTCACGGCGTTCGAAGGGCACCGGGCCCCAGCTGTACGACTTCCGTCGGCCGACGAAGCTCTCCCGGGAGCACGCGCGCACCCTGCAGATGACGTACGAGACGTTCGCGCGGCAGTACACCACGTTGCTGACCTCGAGCCTCCGGGCGATCTCCCAGGTGACCCTGCTCTCGATCGAACAGCTGAGCTACGACGAGTACATCGCGCAGATCGGCAACCCGACGCTGCTCACGATGGTGACGCTCGACCCGCTGCCCGGCATCACACTGTTCGAGGTCCCGGTGGAGATGGCGCTCGCGTGCCTCGACCACCTGCTCGGCGGACCCGGCGGCGCGCAGCCGCAGCGCCAGCTGTCGGAGATCGAGACCGTGCTGTTCCGCGGCTTGCTCGAGCGCATCCTCGGCGAGTTCCGGTACTCGTTCGACACGGTCAAGACGATCGACCCGAAAGCGGGCGCGATCGAGTACAACCCGCAGTTCGCCCAGGCCGCGGCGCCGTCGGACCCGATGGTGGTCGTCTCGCTGGAGATGAAGGTCGGCGGCCAGGAATGCGTCGCCACGATGGCGCTGCCGTTCGCCGCGGTGATGCTGGCGCTGCAGAAGGTCGACGAGGCGCTCGCGTTGACGCCGGCCGAGCGGCAGGCCAGGGACGCCGCGCTGCGTAACCTCACCGCCGGCCTGCTCGGCGCGAAGCTGCCGGTCGTCGTCCGCTTCGGCGCCACGCAGATGTACCCCGAACAGATCGTCGCGCTGGAACCGGGAGACGTGGTCACCCTCAACCACCCGGTCAACCGGCCGCTGACGGTCAGCACGGCCGGCATCACTCTGGCTCACGCCGTCCCCGGTAACCACGGCGCGCGGCTGGCCTGCCTGGTCGTCGACTCCCCGAGAGAGGACGCCAGGCGTTGA
- the fliQ gene encoding flagellar biosynthesis protein FliQ, which produces MTDAQIIEIGLFTMTIIAKLSAPILLTTLAVGFLISLFQSVTQIQEQTLSFVPKAIAAGGALLLTGNWMLHELVSYTTQLYARIPTLLSGS; this is translated from the coding sequence ATGACGGATGCCCAGATCATCGAGATCGGGCTCTTCACGATGACGATCATCGCGAAGCTCAGCGCGCCGATCCTGCTCACGACGCTCGCGGTCGGCTTCCTGATCTCGCTGTTCCAGTCGGTGACCCAGATCCAGGAGCAGACGCTCTCGTTCGTCCCGAAGGCGATCGCCGCCGGGGGTGCGCTGCTGCTCACCGGGAACTGGATGCTGCACGAGCTGGTCTCGTACACCACTCAGCTCTATGCCCGGATTCCTACGCTGCTGTCCGGATCCTGA
- the fliN gene encoding flagellar motor switch protein FliN, whose amino-acid sequence MTAPTEAAASVLAQVGAAATAALPLLPAVDPLTAGEPQVAPDTGGLVGQGVLASFSGAAQGQLLVAVSQDLVDALAQSPMGALDLTQALQPVAEAAAATLGAVVVEQGIPVPDLEAGLTALADSGDAAFVLLNDDTGVRALVGLLITAVTSTAAPGGPGGSGAPLRHGLDLLHGVEMDVTAELGQTRMTVRDLLSLIPGSVVELDRLAGSPADLLVNGRMIGRGEVVVIDENFGIRVTEIITPDSDRPQGGGP is encoded by the coding sequence TTGACCGCTCCCACTGAGGCCGCAGCGAGCGTGCTCGCACAGGTCGGCGCCGCAGCCACCGCGGCGCTGCCGCTGCTGCCCGCGGTCGATCCGCTCACCGCCGGCGAGCCCCAGGTCGCGCCCGACACCGGTGGGCTGGTCGGGCAGGGCGTGCTCGCCAGCTTCTCCGGTGCGGCGCAGGGACAGCTGCTGGTCGCGGTCAGCCAGGACCTGGTGGACGCGCTGGCCCAGAGCCCGATGGGCGCGCTGGACCTCACCCAGGCCCTCCAGCCGGTCGCCGAGGCGGCGGCGGCCACGCTCGGCGCGGTCGTCGTCGAGCAGGGCATTCCGGTTCCGGACCTGGAGGCGGGACTCACCGCGCTCGCCGACTCCGGTGACGCCGCATTCGTACTGCTCAACGACGACACCGGCGTCCGTGCGCTGGTCGGCCTGCTGATCACGGCGGTGACCAGCACGGCGGCGCCCGGCGGGCCGGGTGGGTCCGGTGCTCCGCTGCGGCACGGCTTGGACCTGCTGCACGGCGTCGAGATGGACGTCACCGCGGAGCTCGGGCAGACCCGGATGACGGTTCGCGACCTGCTGTCGCTCATCCCCGGGTCGGTGGTGGAGCTCGACCGGCTCGCCGGGAGCCCGGCCGATCTGCTGGTGAACGGACGAATGATCGGCCGCGGCGAGGTGGTCGTGATCGACGAGAACTTCGGCATCCGGGTCACCGAGATCATCACGCCGGACAGCGATCGCCCCCAGGGAGGAGGACCATGA
- the fliO gene encoding flagellar biosynthetic protein FliO, with translation MIEVTLRAIFSLAVVLFLMWGLARLVRRPLGARGAGALAVLSRQPLSRTASVAVVKVDDRALVLGVTDGQVTYLTEAPLAAFERVPFADVLADAQGDDVLDSSGRSSGAVSGAAPGARSAPEARSASRARHAAHEADRGPLAGSMLSPATWYQAVEFLRDRSSRPR, from the coding sequence ATGATCGAGGTCACGCTACGGGCGATCTTCTCGCTCGCGGTCGTCCTGTTCCTGATGTGGGGGCTGGCTCGCCTGGTGCGGCGCCCGCTCGGTGCCCGCGGTGCGGGCGCGCTCGCGGTGCTGTCCCGGCAGCCGCTGAGCCGCACCGCGTCGGTGGCCGTCGTCAAGGTGGACGATCGAGCGCTGGTCCTCGGCGTCACCGACGGACAGGTGACATACCTGACCGAGGCGCCGCTCGCCGCGTTCGAACGGGTTCCGTTCGCCGATGTCCTGGCCGACGCTCAGGGCGACGACGTGCTGGATTCGTCCGGGCGTTCGTCCGGGGCGGTTTCGGGGGCCGCGCCGGGCGCGAGGTCGGCGCCGGAGGCGCGGTCGGCGTCGCGGGCGCGGCACGCGGCCCACGAGGCCGACCGGGGGCCGCTCGCCGGCTCGATGCTCTCCCCCGCGACCTGGTACCAGGCGGTCGAGTTCCTGCGCGATCGGTCGAGCCGCCCACGATGA
- a CDS encoding EscU/YscU/HrcU family type III secretion system export apparatus switch protein: MSGEKTEKPTPQKKKQGRKEGQIARTPDLGAWVGMLLASFLLPIVIRWMLERARILLDKAADIITDPDPHRMLGLLPDTLLAVAIPVAPLAIGMLITGIASTAAQGGLNFATKLLMPKFSKINPLSGLKRVVGPHALWEAVKTIVKSAVLGAVLYWSVKDLIPVLMGGGQIPNEVIIREVIDTVERLIRAAAAAGLVMAAADYAVASRRIGKQLRMSKQDIKDEYKKTEGDPHIKGQIRARQMAMSRNRMMADVPKADAIVVNPTHYAVALRYDPLKGAPRVVAKGTGTIAQKIRELGTENRVPVIQDVGLAQTLYKACDIGQEIPPELYTAVATVLAFVMSLKAKGSAAGTHRLPPNRRPPLPT, from the coding sequence CTGTCCGGTGAGAAGACCGAGAAGCCGACACCACAAAAGAAGAAACAGGGCCGCAAGGAAGGTCAGATCGCCCGCACCCCCGACCTCGGCGCCTGGGTCGGCATGCTGCTCGCGAGCTTCCTGCTGCCGATCGTCATCCGCTGGATGCTGGAGCGCGCGCGGATACTGCTGGACAAGGCCGCCGACATCATCACGGACCCCGACCCGCACCGCATGCTCGGCCTGCTCCCCGACACCCTGCTGGCGGTAGCGATCCCGGTCGCTCCGCTGGCGATCGGCATGCTGATCACCGGCATCGCGTCCACCGCGGCCCAGGGCGGCCTGAACTTCGCGACGAAGCTGCTGATGCCGAAGTTCAGCAAGATCAACCCGCTCAGCGGCCTGAAGCGGGTGGTCGGTCCGCACGCTCTGTGGGAAGCAGTCAAGACCATCGTCAAGAGCGCGGTGCTCGGGGCCGTCCTCTACTGGTCGGTCAAGGACCTGATCCCGGTGCTGATGGGCGGCGGCCAGATCCCGAACGAGGTGATCATCCGCGAGGTCATCGACACCGTCGAGCGGCTGATCCGGGCGGCGGCGGCAGCCGGTCTGGTGATGGCCGCCGCCGACTACGCGGTGGCCAGCCGTCGCATCGGCAAGCAACTGCGGATGAGCAAGCAGGACATCAAGGACGAGTACAAGAAGACCGAGGGTGACCCGCACATCAAGGGCCAGATCCGGGCTCGGCAGATGGCGATGTCACGCAACCGGATGATGGCCGACGTCCCGAAGGCGGACGCCATCGTGGTCAACCCGACCCACTACGCGGTCGCACTGCGCTACGACCCGCTGAAGGGCGCACCGCGTGTCGTCGCGAAGGGCACCGGGACGATCGCGCAGAAGATCCGGGAGCTCGGCACCGAGAACCGGGTGCCGGTGATCCAGGACGTGGGACTCGCGCAGACGCTCTACAAGGCCTGCGACATCGGACAGGAGATCCCGCCCGAGCTGTACACGGCGGTGGCGACCGTGCTCGCGTTCGTGATGTCGCTGAAGGCGAAGGGATCGGCGGCGGGTACGCACCGTCTGCCCCCGAACCGCCGCCCTCCGCTCCCCACGTGA
- a CDS encoding flagellar FlbD family protein — MIIVTRLNGQEFALNPDLIERADSTPDTVITLVDGTKYLVSESLSEVARLIREFRASVIAEAQRAVPPTNTPTLTAVDDAAPQTVVPLHRRER, encoded by the coding sequence GTGATTATCGTGACGCGCCTGAACGGCCAGGAATTCGCCTTGAACCCCGACTTGATCGAGCGTGCCGACAGCACGCCCGACACGGTGATCACGCTCGTCGACGGGACCAAGTACCTCGTCTCCGAGTCCCTGAGCGAGGTGGCACGCCTGATCCGTGAATTTCGGGCTTCGGTCATTGCCGAAGCCCAGCGGGCCGTACCGCCCACCAACACCCCGACCCTGACCGCCGTGGATGACGCTGCGCCGCAGACCGTCGTCCCGCTGCACCGCCGGGAGCGCTGA
- the fliP gene encoding flagellar type III secretion system pore protein FliP (The bacterial flagellar biogenesis protein FliP forms a type III secretion system (T3SS)-type pore required for flagellar assembly.) translates to MTHRAGMVLLGLATALGLWGGPSLLSGVAAAAPLPAAYTAAPFAPFAEPAAPVAGPAAPRVEPGAPRVEPAAPTPPVPPGGQVTVNVNNGPNGKPSTAITLLIALTVLSIAPSVLLLCTSFTKVYVVLSIVRNALGLQTVPPNQVIAGLALFLSMFIMTPVFSQVNEQGVQPYLKGTKTQAQAFDDGVKPMREFMLKHTRKDEIALLNRVADKPRPKNRDDVSLPVLIPAFVLSELRAAFIIGFVIFLPFIVVDMVVSASLMSLGMMMLPPVMVSLPFKLLLFVMSNGWTLVVTALVASYR, encoded by the coding sequence ATGACGCACCGGGCGGGGATGGTGCTCCTCGGCCTCGCCACCGCCCTAGGACTCTGGGGCGGCCCGTCCCTCCTGTCCGGAGTAGCGGCCGCGGCACCGTTGCCCGCCGCGTACACCGCCGCGCCTTTCGCGCCGTTCGCCGAGCCGGCCGCTCCTGTTGCCGGGCCCGCCGCGCCGCGGGTGGAGCCAGGCGCGCCGCGGGTGGAGCCAGCCGCGCCTACGCCGCCGGTTCCGCCGGGCGGGCAGGTCACGGTCAACGTCAACAACGGGCCGAACGGCAAGCCGAGCACCGCGATCACGCTCCTGATCGCACTGACCGTGCTCTCGATCGCGCCGTCGGTGCTGCTGCTCTGCACGTCGTTCACGAAGGTCTACGTCGTACTGAGCATCGTCCGGAACGCGCTCGGCCTGCAGACCGTCCCACCGAACCAGGTGATCGCCGGGCTGGCGCTCTTCCTCAGCATGTTCATCATGACGCCGGTGTTCAGCCAGGTGAACGAGCAAGGCGTCCAGCCCTACCTGAAGGGCACCAAGACCCAGGCGCAAGCGTTCGACGACGGCGTCAAGCCGATGCGGGAATTCATGCTCAAGCACACCCGCAAGGACGAGATCGCGCTGCTCAACCGCGTCGCCGACAAACCGCGTCCGAAGAACAGGGACGACGTCTCGCTGCCGGTGCTGATCCCCGCGTTCGTCCTGTCCGAACTGCGAGCCGCGTTCATCATCGGCTTTGTCATCTTCCTGCCGTTCATCGTCGTCGACATGGTCGTGTCGGCGTCGCTGATGTCGCTGGGCATGATGATGCTGCCGCCGGTGATGGTGTCGCTGCCGTTCAAACTCCTGCTCTTCGTCATGTCCAACGGCTGGACCCTCGTGGTGACCGCTCTGGTCGCCAGCTATCGCTAG
- a CDS encoding flagellar motor protein MotB, producing MSGGGGHGKRKKHEEHEEHENHERWLVSYSDMMTLLMVLFLVLFAMSNVDQTKVILLQEGFNQAFGTNTVLQGSSSVLQSSSSDSAGLDMAAGSGPAGQLTEEEKALVKKAVAAADLAAAQTRMLAAEAEAENLTEAQQKITAALKQQGLAGDASFTIDERGLVVTIITNAVIFTGDSAVLRPVGQRILHAVGPTLKALPNSIEVDGHTNQLPVPTRNYPSAWELSTARASAVVRYLTGNEGIAANRLRAVGFAGTKPLISPSDPRSVRQNRRVEIVVLSDLPDDTSSLLPAAAKSVSASSTATATPTPTASETAEPAETEEGATPSATTSDHSTETDSHD from the coding sequence ATGTCCGGCGGCGGGGGCCACGGCAAACGGAAGAAGCACGAAGAGCACGAGGAGCACGAGAACCACGAAAGGTGGCTCGTCAGCTACTCGGACATGATGACGCTCCTGATGGTGCTGTTCCTCGTGCTCTTCGCCATGAGCAACGTCGACCAGACGAAGGTCATCCTCCTCCAGGAGGGCTTCAACCAGGCGTTCGGCACCAACACCGTCTTGCAAGGCTCGAGCTCGGTGCTGCAGAGCAGTTCCTCTGACAGCGCCGGGCTCGACATGGCGGCGGGCTCCGGCCCGGCCGGCCAGCTGACCGAGGAAGAGAAGGCGCTGGTCAAGAAGGCGGTCGCGGCTGCGGATCTCGCCGCGGCGCAGACCCGGATGCTGGCCGCCGAAGCCGAGGCGGAAAACCTCACCGAGGCGCAGCAGAAGATCACCGCCGCACTGAAGCAGCAGGGCCTGGCCGGCGACGCCTCGTTCACGATCGACGAACGCGGCCTGGTCGTCACGATCATCACCAACGCGGTGATCTTCACCGGTGACAGCGCGGTCCTCCGCCCGGTCGGTCAGAGGATCCTGCACGCGGTCGGCCCGACGCTCAAGGCGCTGCCGAACAGCATCGAGGTGGACGGCCACACCAACCAGTTGCCGGTACCGACGCGCAACTACCCGTCGGCCTGGGAGCTGTCGACCGCGCGGGCCAGCGCCGTCGTCCGGTACCTCACCGGCAACGAGGGCATCGCGGCGAACCGTCTACGCGCGGTCGGCTTCGCCGGCACCAAGCCGCTGATCAGCCCCAGCGACCCGCGTTCGGTGAGGCAGAACCGCCGGGTGGAGATCGTCGTCCTCTCCGACCTGCCCGACGACACCAGCTCGCTCCTCCCGGCCGCGGCGAAGTCCGTCTCGGCGTCCTCGACGGCCACGGCCACACCGACGCCGACCGCGAGCGAAACCGCGGAGCCTGCGGAGACGGAGGAGGGCGCTACCCCATCCGCCACGACCTCCGATCACTCGACGGAAACCGATTCGCACGACTAA
- the fliR gene encoding flagellar biosynthetic protein FliR, whose product MTWQFDGTVLVTVLLAMVRAAAWVTVSPPFASPLVSPRIRAILALAIALSVAPALRGQAPPMDWPAVVSSSAQQVVVGGALGFITALYFAAFQMAGDLIDMFGGFQVAMAYDPMAATQTAVFGRFYNLLATTLLFATGGHALVIRGFAASYDAVPLTGILSFAALGDALSTGLGHMFLAALQIAGPLIAVLFCADVALGLLTRVAPALNAFSLGFPAKILLTVLLAGIAIGILPSMVEEIVDRAVEAVMAVVRA is encoded by the coding sequence ATGACGTGGCAGTTCGACGGGACGGTCCTGGTGACCGTGCTGCTCGCCATGGTCCGCGCCGCCGCCTGGGTGACCGTGTCGCCCCCGTTCGCGTCTCCGCTGGTGTCGCCGCGGATCCGGGCGATCCTCGCGCTGGCGATCGCCCTGTCGGTGGCGCCCGCGCTGCGCGGCCAGGCGCCGCCGATGGACTGGCCAGCGGTGGTGTCGAGCTCCGCGCAGCAGGTCGTCGTCGGGGGTGCGCTGGGGTTCATCACCGCGCTCTACTTCGCAGCGTTCCAGATGGCCGGCGACCTGATCGACATGTTCGGCGGTTTCCAGGTCGCGATGGCTTACGACCCGATGGCAGCCACCCAGACGGCGGTGTTCGGGCGCTTCTACAACCTGCTGGCGACCACGCTGCTGTTCGCGACCGGTGGGCACGCGCTGGTGATCCGGGGGTTCGCCGCCTCGTACGACGCGGTGCCGCTGACCGGCATCCTCTCGTTCGCGGCGCTCGGCGACGCGCTGAGCACCGGTCTGGGCCACATGTTCCTGGCCGCGCTGCAGATCGCCGGACCGCTGATCGCGGTGCTGTTCTGCGCTGACGTCGCGCTCGGCCTGCTGACCCGGGTCGCGCCGGCGCTGAACGCGTTCTCGCTGGGTTTCCCGGCGAAGATCCTGCTCACGGTCCTGCTGGCCGGGATCGCGATCGGCATCCTGCCGAGCATGGTGGAGGAGATCGTCGATCGCGCCGTCGAGGCCGTCATGGCCGTCGTCCGGGCCTAG
- a CDS encoding flagellar basal body-associated FliL family protein: MADEDKDKEKKKGGSKKLLIIIVAAVVVLIGGGLGAYFAFFSGSGEEEAHPEPTPSAVVVAEAITVNLADGHYLKIAIGLQTTTEAHETVDTSKALDLVISQFSNLEVAELSTNKQREAEKAELTEKVVEAYTQEGHEYVMAVYFTEFVIQ; encoded by the coding sequence ATGGCAGATGAGGACAAGGACAAGGAGAAGAAGAAGGGCGGCAGCAAGAAGCTGCTGATCATCATCGTGGCTGCGGTGGTGGTCCTGATCGGCGGCGGCCTCGGTGCCTACTTCGCGTTCTTCTCCGGCTCGGGCGAAGAAGAGGCCCATCCCGAGCCCACGCCCAGCGCCGTCGTCGTCGCGGAGGCCATCACGGTCAACCTCGCCGACGGGCACTACCTGAAGATTGCGATCGGCCTGCAAACGACCACCGAAGCGCACGAGACGGTAGACACCAGCAAGGCGCTCGACCTGGTCATCTCGCAGTTCAGCAACCTCGAGGTGGCGGAGCTCTCGACCAACAAACAGCGGGAAGCAGAGAAGGCCGAACTGACCGAGAAGGTCGTCGAGGCCTACACCCAGGAGGGGCACGAATACGTGATGGCGGTGTATTTCACCGAGTTCGTCATCCAGTGA
- a CDS encoding flagellar motor protein has protein sequence MDPASIIGLVVAFAIVFTTIILEGGSVGSIFLVAPLLLVFGGAIAAAMTGSTLQDTIAFFKNFVGGLTAKKVDAGASVDTIVKLAERARKEGLLALEDAIKDVKDPFLKDGLQLAVDGTDPEELREILEGQIEAKKKRDKTAAKFFADLGAYAPTIGIIGTTTGLIHALENLAEPEKLGHVIAAAFVATLWGLLSANLMWLPMASRLKRFSELEVDQMNLSIEGIMAIQAGANPRLVAQKLKSLLPNPAPAKAAA, from the coding sequence ATGGACCCCGCTAGCATTATCGGACTAGTTGTCGCCTTTGCCATCGTCTTCACCACGATCATCCTCGAGGGCGGTAGCGTCGGCTCGATCTTCTTGGTCGCGCCACTGCTGCTCGTATTCGGTGGTGCGATCGCCGCCGCGATGACCGGCAGCACGCTGCAGGACACGATCGCGTTCTTCAAGAACTTCGTCGGTGGCCTGACGGCCAAGAAGGTGGACGCCGGTGCGTCCGTCGACACGATCGTCAAGCTGGCCGAGCGGGCCCGTAAGGAAGGCCTGCTCGCACTCGAGGACGCGATCAAGGACGTCAAGGACCCGTTCCTCAAGGACGGCCTGCAGCTCGCCGTCGACGGTACCGACCCGGAGGAGCTCCGGGAGATCCTCGAGGGGCAGATCGAGGCGAAGAAGAAGCGGGACAAGACCGCCGCGAAGTTCTTCGCCGACCTCGGTGCGTACGCACCCACGATCGGCATCATCGGTACCACCACCGGTCTGATCCACGCGCTGGAGAACCTGGCGGAGCCCGAGAAGCTCGGTCACGTCATCGCGGCCGCGTTCGTCGCGACCCTCTGGGGTCTGCTGTCGGCGAACCTGATGTGGCTGCCGATGGCCTCCCGGCTCAAGCGGTTCAGTGAGCTGGAGGTCGACCAGATGAACCTCTCGATCGAGGGCATCATGGCGATCCAGGCCGGCGCCAACCCGCGTCTGGTCGCGCAGAAGCTGAAGTCGCTGCTTCCGAACCCGGCGCCCGCCAAGGCGGCTGCCTGA